GACAATCGTTACCCGATCGGCGCTCAGTCCCGGCACAGCGCTGGAGATCATGAAAGTTATGGCACTCACCTGCCCTGAATCGAGCGTTCTGCCGTTAATCAGGTTCAGCGTCACCGAAGCGGAAGGCTCTTTGCGATCCTGCAAAAAGAGCGACGGCTTCGGCATCGCCAAGTGGACGCGCGCCGAGCGCACCGGCCCCAGGGTTTCGATAGTGCGAGACAGTTCGCCCTCCAGCGCGCGCTGGAAATTGACCTGCTCGTTAAACTGGCTGATACCAAACTTCTCCTGGTCCAGCAGTTCAAAACCGACCGAGCCGCCCTTCGGCAACCCTTGCTGCGCCAGCTTGAGACGCACTTCGTAGATCTGCTCTGAGGGGATCTCGATGGAGCCGTCATGCTCGGCAAAACGGTACGGCACCTGCATCTGTTTCAGTTGAGTGACAACCGCGCCGCCATCCTCCTCGCTGATATTGCTATAGAGCACGCGGTAGTCTGGTTCTTTCGCCCAGAACATCAGCGCAATAACAATAGAAATAGCGGCCGCAGCCGCGACAAAAAAGAGGATGCGGGGGTTAGCCCGAATATTTTCGAGCACTGCCTTTACATCGACAATGCCTTTCTTTTTACTACCGGTGATTGTGGCAGTCATGCCAATGTCCTGTAAAAGTGAATGCCGGAATTAAAAGTAAAAATAATTACGGCTCGGCTCATCTGGTATGCAATTAATAAAAGCAAATGTATTTCTCAGGAAAATTCCCGGATGCGTATTATCTACAGAAAGCCCGTTTTTCTAAGTGGTAATAAGGTGAAATTTGTGTCAGCTATTCACGTTATGTCGTTTTTCAGACCACATGGTAAGCTTGCGGCCAATAACTAATAAGGTCATTTTCATGTCGATGAATACATTAGGCGGCGTATTGGATCAGATTCAGTCGCAGGCCAGACAAGTCTCAGATATCAGTGCGTTAAACCCCTTTAACGCGACGCGTAAAACAGAAAGCAGTTCACAATTTTCTAATATTTTGCTTAACAGCATTAACAATATTAGCGGGATGCAGACATTTGCTAAGCAACAGTCACAGGCTTATCTCACCGGTGCCGAGGGGATCGGCCTGAATGATGTGATGGTCTCCATTCAAAAATCGTCGGTGGCGCTAAACCTGGGCGTGCAGGTGCGAAATAAACTCGTCAGCGCCTACCAGGAAATAATGAGCATGCCGGTATAACGCCTAAGCAATATCTTATTCTCGATTAACGCGAAAATAGTGCTGCTATTTTTCACGGCTGAATAAGTCCGGCTGTTTTATAACTTTTAATAAAATAGCCGGCATATCGCCGGTGATTCATTTTAGCGTCACCAGCAATGTGCGTTTAAAAAACCCATGGGTTTAAGCCAACACTTATGACAAAGAGCCAGAAAAATAGATTTTCATCTGCCGATAGCGCAGCGCCCACTCCGGGCACGTTGACCGGCCATGAATTAGAAAAGATCAGCGCGCTGATTTACCAGCGCGCGGGCATTGTGTTGACGCCGCAAAAAAAAGACATGGTGTTCAACCGCCTCTCCCGCCGCCTGCGCGAGCTGAATCTGCGCAGATTCGACGACTACATTGCGCTGCTGGTGAACAACCCGGCCAGCCGCGAGTGGCAGGAGTTTATTAACGCCCTGACCACCAATTTGACCTCCTTTTTTCGCGAGGCGTACCACTTTCCGACGCTGGCGAAACATGCCCAGTCGCGACCGGGAATGTACAGCGTCTGGTGCGCGGCGGCCTCAACCGGCGAAGAGCCGTGGTCGATCGCCATGACGCTGGAGGCAGCGCTGGGCCGCAGTATTACCGGCCCGCGCGTGCTGGCGACCGATATCGACACCGACGTGCTGGAACGAGCGGTACAGGGCGTTTATCGCCTGGCGGATATCGACAACCTGAGCGAGCAGCAGAAAAAAAGCTGGTTTTTACGCGGCACTGGCGATCAGGCAAATATGGTGAAAATCAAAAGCGAACTGCGCAACAGCGTGCAGTTTCGCCAGCTCAACCTGATCGAAAGCCAGTGGGATATTCCCGCCCCGTTCGATGCGATTTTTTGCCGCAACGTGATGATCTATTTCGATCACAACACCCAGGGGAAACTGCTTCAGCGCTTCGCGAAAATGCTCAAGCCTGGCGGGCTGCTGTTCGTGGGTCACTCTGAACATTTTCAAAACATGAACAGTCCATTTCGTTTGCTCGGACAGTCCGTCTATCGCCTCGCGGAGTGAGAAGGATGAAAAAGATTAAGGTGCTCTGCATTGATGACTCGTCGCTGATTCGCAAAATCATGACGCGCATCGTCAATGAACAACCGGATATGGAAATGGTAGCGACTGCCCTCGATCCCATCATCGCCCGCGATCTGATTAAGCAGCACAACCCGGATGTGCTGACGCTGGATGTTGAAATGCCGCGCATGGATGGCCTCGATTTTCTTGAGCGCCTGATGCGTCTGCGCCCGATGCCGGTGGTGATGCTCTCATCGCTGACCAACAAAGGCTCGGATATTACCCTCAGCGCGCTGGAGTTGGGGGCGGTTGATTTTATTACCAAGCCGGAAACCGGTTTGCAGGACGGCATGGCGCACTACAGCGAGATGATTGTCGACAAAATCCGTATGGCGGCGAAAGCGCGCGTCGCCCGCCGCGACGGCAAGCCGCTGCCGCGACGGATTGTGCATGGCCCGCTGATTGGCAGCGAAAAGATTATTGCCATTGGTTCATCGACCGGTGGCACCGAGGCGCTGCGCCAGCTGCTGGTACCGATGCCGGCCACCAGCCCCGGCATCGTGATTGCACAGCATATGCCGGGCGGTTTTACCCGCTCGTTCGCCAACCGACTCGACCATCTCTGTCAGATGTCGGTACAGGAGGCTGAAGAGGGCGACCGCGTACTGCCCGGTCATGTTTACATCGCGCCGGGCGGCTTCCATATGGAGCTAACGCGCAGCGGGGCGAACTATCACATCAAATTGAGTGATGACTCGCCGATCAACCGCCATCGCCCGTCGGTGGATGCGCTCTTTCACTCCGTCGCACGCTGCGCGGGGAAAAACGCCGTCGGGGCCATTTTAACCGGCATGGGCAGCGACGGTGCCGCCGGCCTGCTGGCGATGCGTGAAGCCGGCGCATGGACCATCGCCCAGAGCGAACGCAGCTGCGTGGTCTTTGGTATGCCGCGCGAAGCGATTGCCCTTGGCGCCGCCTGTGAAACGGTCGATCTGGACCATATTGGCCAGCACATTTTGAACCACTCGGCCGATCAGGCTCGCAGAATTTAACCACCACCCCACTACCCGTTCCACTTACTGAGTTTAGGAAATAGAGATGGCCGACAAGAACTTACGTTTTTTAGTTGTCGATGACTTCGCCACCATGCGACGCATTGTGCGCAACCTTTTGAAAGATTTGGGCTTCAACCGCGTTGAAGAGGCGGAAGATGGCCTGGATGCGCTGAACAAGCTGCGCGAAGACGCCTTCGACTTTGTGATCAGCGACTGGAACATGCCCAACATGGACGGCTTACAGCTGCTGACGGAAATTCGCAACGATGCGAACTTGAAAACCATGCCGGTGCTGATGGTCACTGCCGAAGCGAAGAAAGAGAACATCATCGCCGCCGCGCAGGCCGGTGCCAGCGGCTACGTGGTGAAACCGTTCACCGCGGCGACGCTTGAAGAGAAGCTGAACAAAATTTTTGAAAAGATCGGCTGGTAACCCATGACGGCGGAACATACGCAACCTGAAGAGGATTTCAAAGGCATCTTCTCCCGCGTCGGGCAACTGGCGCGACTGCTGCGCGACAGCCTGGTCGACCTCGGGCTGGATCGCACCATTATCGAAGCGGCCGACGCCATCCCGGATACCCGTGAGCGATTGAACTATGTGGTAGGCAAAACCGCGCAGGCCGCCGAGCGCGTGCTGACCTGCGTCGAAGAGGCGCGCCCGCTGCAGGAGAGGATCGTTAATGACGGCGAGCAGCTGGCGACACGTTGGGATGCCTGGTTTGCCGCGCCCGTGGAACTCGCTGATGCCCGGGAATTAGTCACCGCAACCCGTGACTACCTGACGCAGGCACCGCAGGCGGCACGCAAAAGCGATGAGCACCTGATGGAGATCATGATGGCGCAGGACTTCCAGGATCTTACCGGCCAGGTGATTCGCCGCATGATGTCGCTGATCGAAACGGTCGAGACCGAGCTTATCCAGGTGCTGCTGGAGTACGTGCCAGATGCGCCGCAGGAGAAGAGAGTGAAAGAGGATGAAGTGACGCTGGTCAACGGTCCGCAGGTCGACAGCAACAAAGCCGGAGTGATGGCGACGCAAGATCAGGTCGATGACCTGCTTGATTCGCTGGGCTTCTAAAGCAGCGGGCGCGGCCCGTGCACTGAGCAGATCATGTCAGAAGAGAGCGACGTAGAAAAAACCGAAGAACCCACGCCCCACCGAAAACAGAAGGCGCGTGAAGAGGGGCAGATCCCACGCTCGAAAGAGCTGAGTTCGTTACTGATGCTGCTGGCCGGCTGGGCGCTGATGCTCTCCGGCGGCAATCAGTTTGCCCACAGCATGATGCAACTGCTGCGCAGCGGGCTGGTGCTCAACCGGTTACCGGTGATGGATCCGCAGTCGATGTTCCATCAGGCGCGCTTTTTACTGGAGATGATGGGCAGTGCGCTGCTGCCCATCTTATTCGGTCTCTTCGTCACCGGGATTGCCGCGCCGATGCTGCTGGGCGGGGTCAATTTAAGCGGCAAATCGCTGAAGGTCGATCTCAAGCGGTTGTCGCTGTTGCAGGGGTTGAAACGGCTCTTCTCCGCGCAGGTGATGTCGGAAATGCTCAAAGGCAGCCTGAGGGTGGCGCTGGTGGCGTGCGCCTTCGCGCTCTACCTCTACAACAACAAAGCGCATTTCATCCAGCTGGTTAACGAAGCGTTACCGATGGCCGTCGCCCACGCCATGAGCATGGTACTTAACTGCCTGCTGATAGTGATCTTCTTCCTGCTGCCGGTGGTGGGCTACGACGTCTTTTACCAAATCACGAGTCACCTGAAGAAGCTGCGCATGAGCCGCCAGGAGATCCGCGATGAGTTTAAACAACAAGAGGGCGATCCGCATATCAAGAGCCGCATCAAGCAGATGCAGCGCGCAGCGGCTCGCAGCCGGATGATGGCCGACATCCCACAAGCGGATGTCATCGTCAATAACCCGACGCACTACTCGGTGGCGCTCTCCTACAAAGAGGGCGGCATGAGTGCGCCGACGGTGGTGGCGAAAGGTGCCGGTGATATCGCCTTAAAAATACGTGAGCTGGGCGCGCAACACCGCGTGCCGATGCTCGAAGCGCCCCCGCTTGCCCGCGCGCTCTACCGCCACTGTGACATTGGCGAGCAGATTCCGGGTGAGCTTTATAGCGCCGTCGCGGAAGTTCTGGCCTGGGTTTACGGCCTGCGACGCTGGCGCAGTAGCGGCGGCATTCCGCCGAAAAAACCCGGGAACCTTGCGGTTCCTGCGTCGATGGATTTCGCAACTGAGAGTAAAGACTGATGGCTAATCTCGCCAGCAAACTACGCTTACCGGCGTTTAAAGAAACCGAATGGCAAATTATGGCCGGCCCGGTGCTGATCATGCTGATTCTGGCAATGATGGTGCTGCCGCTGCCCGCCTTTTTGCTCGATACGCTCTTCACCTTCAATATCGTCCTGTCGTTGATGATCTTGCTGGTGGCGATGTTTACGCAGAAAACCCTCGAGTTTTCCGCCTTCCCGACCGTGCTGCTCTTCTCAACCCTGTTGCGACTGGCACTTAACATCGCCTCAACGCGTATTATTTTGATGGAGGGCCACACCGGTGCCGCCGCCGCGGGCCGCGTGGTTGAGGCCTTCGGCCACTTCCTGGTGGGCGGCAACTTCGCGATTGGTATCGTGGTGTTCGCCATCCTCATCATCATCAACTTTATGGTCATCACCAAAGGTGCCGGGCGTATCGCCGAAGTGGGCGCGCGCTTTGTGCTCGACGGCATGCCCGGCAAACAGATGGCGATTGACGCCGACCTCAACGCCGGGCTTATCGGCGAAGCCGAGGCCAAACGTCGCCGCAGCGAAGTGACCCAGGAGTCCGACTTTTACGGCTCGATGGATGGTGCGAGTAAGTTCGTGCGCGGGGATGCGATCGCCGGGCTGCTGATCATGGCGATTAACGTCATCGGCGGTCTGACCATCGGCGTGCTTCAGCACGGCCTGAGCGTCGCCGAAGCGGGCGAGACTTACACCCTGCTGACCATCGGTGACGGCCTGGTGGCGCAGATCCCGGCGCTGATTATCTCGACCGCCGCCGGTGTGATTGTCACCCGCGTCTCCAACGATGAAGATATCGGCGAGCAGATGGTCAGCCAGCTGTTCAATAACCCGCGGGTGATGGTGCTTTCTGCTGGCGTTATCGGCCTGCTGGGGCTGATCCCCGGCATGCCAAACTTTGTCTTCCTGATGTTTACCGCCATTCTGCTGGGGCTTGCCTGGTGGATGCGTGGACGCCAAATGAAACAGCCCGCCGCCGCCAGGCGCGGTGTTGCTGATGATAAAGATAGCGCCAGCGCGCAGGCCGCCAACGATCACGCGTCTGCCGAAGCCTCGTGGGAAGATGTCGAGATGGAAGATGTGCTCGGCCTCGAAGTGGGTTACCGCCTGATCCCGCTGGTTGACAGCACCCAGGATGGCCAGTTGCTGGTGCGCGTACGCGGTATCCGTAAGAAGTTCGCGCAGGAGATGGGCTTTCTGCCGCCGCCGATCCATATTCGCGATAACCTCGATCTGGCACCCGGCCATTACCGCATTCTGCTGAAGGGCGTGGAGATTGGCAGCGGCGATATTGAGTCCGATCGCTGGATGGCGATCAACCCCGGCTATGCCGAAGGGACGCTGCCCGGTACGCCGTGCGTCGATCCGGCGTTCGGCCTGCCCGCCTGCTGGATCGATGAGGTGTTGCGTGAACAGGCGCAGATCCAGGGCTTTACGGTGGTCGATCCCAGCTCGGTGATCGCCACCCACCTGAACCATCTCATCACGCTGCATACCGAAGAGCTGTTCAGCCGCCAGGAGACGCAGCAGCTGCTCGATCGCATCACCAAAGAGATGCCGAAGCTGGTGGAAGATCTGATCCCGGGCGTTATCTCCGTAACGCTGTTCCACAAAGTGTTGCAGAACCTGCTGGCCGAGCGCGTGTCGATCCGCGATATGCGCACCATTATTGATACGCTGGCGGAGTATGCGCCGGTACAGAGCGATCCAGATGAACTCACCTCGCAGGTGCGCGTGCGTCTGGGCCGCGCGATCACCGCCCAGTGGTTCCGCAATGATGACGATATCAAAGTGATTGGCCTCGACAGCGCGCTGGAGAGATTGCTGATTCAGTCATTGCAAAGCGGCAGCGCCATTGAGCCGGGTATCGCGGAAAACCTGATGCGTCAGGCCGATCGCGCCATTACCGAACAGCAATCCCTCGGCGTCTCGCCGGTGGTGCTGGTCAATCCGGCGCTGCGCACGATGGTGTCGCGCTTCCTGCGCCGCGCCTTCCCGCAGCTTGGCGTGCTGTCGACCATGGAGATCAGCAACAATAAAACGGTGCAGATGACCGCCGTGATTGGCACCAGTGCATGAAACGCGCCCTGCTGATAAGCCTGCTGCTGGCATTGCCGGCAGCGGCTCAACCGCCACAAGGCGCCTGGAGCGCCACAAGCATGGGGGGCAGCGTCAGCCTCGGTAAAGCGATCCTGCGCGGCCGCCCGCTGCATGCCCCTGACCATCTCTCCCCTTCTGCGCGCGTGACGCACTTCTCCTGGCGCATTACTCTGCTCACCCCTCCCCCACCGGGATTAGAGATTAAGCTCTGCCGCATCGAGCGCTGCGTCATATTACCCGCGCTTGCGGGAACGCAACGCGTGGCGATACCTTTTCCAGCCAGCGGGGAGTTTCGTTTTATCTATTCTGTGAACCGTGCCGGTCAACTGCAGCCGCCGCTTACTGTGCTGCGCAATCAATTAACCGTGAATTATCGTTAAGGTAATTAAAAAGGCTCCAGGTTTAGAATCAACCTACAGCCTTTTTTATAAACTCAATGTAACGAAGGGGCTTGATGAAGGGTATAAAGTTGGCTGCACCGGGCACCACGATGTATAGAGGATAAGTTCTGCTTTAACGTATCAAGACGCGCCCGTAAATTGCGGGTGATTTCAGCTTCATTATCGAGCAACTGTTGTAGCAGACCTTTCAGCGCCTCTTTTTCACTGGCCGAAAGGGCATCCGTACTGTTATTTAAAATATCCTGCTTCTTGATGACATAACGCGAAGCAACCTCAATAAAATCATCCCAGCGCGCTTCTCTCGCCATTGCGAGGATCGCCAGGTTCATCTCATACAGCTCGCGATAGTAATGAGGGATTATTTCAGCCATAGCGCACCCTTTTCTGTGCCGGTTCAATCTCTTTCCAGGTCGCTGCCAGCTTCATTAATAAACCATCAATATGTTTTAACGGCTCGGGATTATTATGCAGATTGGCCTCAAGCAGCGTGCGCGACATATATTCATACATCTGTTCGAGGTCAGCGGCGATACCTTTTCCGGTTTCATGATCGAGCGCGGCGCGCAGGCCGTTATCAATAATATTGATCGCTTTCGAAATCATTTTGCCGCGCTGGGCGACATTACCGTTCTCAAAATGGATGGCGGCCTGCAGGATGGCGCTGTGCGCGCCGTCAAACAGCATGGTGATCAGTTGGTGCGGCGTCGCGCCAGCGAGTTTGCTTTGCAGCGAAATCCGGGCGTAGGCGTTGGCGCCTTGTGATGCATACATAAAAAGCTCCTCAAAGCAGGCCGATAACGGCCTGCTATAAATAAAAATTAGAGTGTGGAGAGCAGCGAGGTGAGCTGCGAGCTCATGCTGTTGAGGTTCGACATCAGGGAGTCGAGGTTCTGGAACTGCACGCGGTAAACCTCCACCTGCGCATCAATCAGCTTCTGGGTTTTATCGATCTGCGCCTGTACGATTTCAGTCTGATCTTCCAGGCTGTCAGTCGCCCCTTCGATGATGCCGTCGGTGTCGGTTTTCGAATCACCCAGGTAATCGGTCATGATTTTGCCGAGCGACGTGGCCATACCTTCGCTATCGCTGCGTCCGGTGAACATGGTGGCGATCTCTTCCGGGTTATCGGCAATCGCTTCGTCCAGCGTATCTTCATCCAGCGTCATCTGGCCGGTAGCGGCATCGATAGTAATGCCTAAATCTGCCAGTGAACCGTAAGTTGCGC
This Kosakonia cowanii JCM 10956 = DSM 18146 DNA region includes the following protein-coding sequences:
- the cheZ gene encoding protein phosphatase CheZ — protein: MTAEHTQPEEDFKGIFSRVGQLARLLRDSLVDLGLDRTIIEAADAIPDTRERLNYVVGKTAQAAERVLTCVEEARPLQERIVNDGEQLATRWDAWFAAPVELADARELVTATRDYLTQAPQAARKSDEHLMEIMMAQDFQDLTGQVIRRMMSLIETVETELIQVLLEYVPDAPQEKRVKEDEVTLVNGPQVDSNKAGVMATQDQVDDLLDSLGF
- the fliS gene encoding flagellar export chaperone FliS, with protein sequence MYASQGANAYARISLQSKLAGATPHQLITMLFDGAHSAILQAAIHFENGNVAQRGKMISKAINIIDNGLRAALDHETGKGIAADLEQMYEYMSRTLLEANLHNNPEPLKHIDGLLMKLAATWKEIEPAQKRVRYG
- a CDS encoding CheR family methyltransferase — encoded protein: MTKSQKNRFSSADSAAPTPGTLTGHELEKISALIYQRAGIVLTPQKKDMVFNRLSRRLRELNLRRFDDYIALLVNNPASREWQEFINALTTNLTSFFREAYHFPTLAKHAQSRPGMYSVWCAAASTGEEPWSIAMTLEAALGRSITGPRVLATDIDTDVLERAVQGVYRLADIDNLSEQQKKSWFLRGTGDQANMVKIKSELRNSVQFRQLNLIESQWDIPAPFDAIFCRNVMIYFDHNTQGKLLQRFAKMLKPGGLLFVGHSEHFQNMNSPFRLLGQSVYRLAE
- the cheY gene encoding chemotaxis response regulator CheY codes for the protein MADKNLRFLVVDDFATMRRIVRNLLKDLGFNRVEEAEDGLDALNKLREDAFDFVISDWNMPNMDGLQLLTEIRNDANLKTMPVLMVTAEAKKENIIAAAQAGASGYVVKPFTAATLEEKLNKIFEKIGW
- a CDS encoding protein-glutamate methylesterase/protein-glutamine glutaminase — protein: MKKIKVLCIDDSSLIRKIMTRIVNEQPDMEMVATALDPIIARDLIKQHNPDVLTLDVEMPRMDGLDFLERLMRLRPMPVVMLSSLTNKGSDITLSALELGAVDFITKPETGLQDGMAHYSEMIVDKIRMAAKARVARRDGKPLPRRIVHGPLIGSEKIIAIGSSTGGTEALRQLLVPMPATSPGIVIAQHMPGGFTRSFANRLDHLCQMSVQEAEEGDRVLPGHVYIAPGGFHMELTRSGANYHIKLSDDSPINRHRPSVDALFHSVARCAGKNAVGAILTGMGSDGAAGLLAMREAGAWTIAQSERSCVVFGMPREAIALGAACETVDLDHIGQHILNHSADQARRI
- the flhA gene encoding flagellar biosynthesis protein FlhA; this encodes MANLASKLRLPAFKETEWQIMAGPVLIMLILAMMVLPLPAFLLDTLFTFNIVLSLMILLVAMFTQKTLEFSAFPTVLLFSTLLRLALNIASTRIILMEGHTGAAAAGRVVEAFGHFLVGGNFAIGIVVFAILIIINFMVITKGAGRIAEVGARFVLDGMPGKQMAIDADLNAGLIGEAEAKRRRSEVTQESDFYGSMDGASKFVRGDAIAGLLIMAINVIGGLTIGVLQHGLSVAEAGETYTLLTIGDGLVAQIPALIISTAAGVIVTRVSNDEDIGEQMVSQLFNNPRVMVLSAGVIGLLGLIPGMPNFVFLMFTAILLGLAWWMRGRQMKQPAAARRGVADDKDSASAQAANDHASAEASWEDVEMEDVLGLEVGYRLIPLVDSTQDGQLLVRVRGIRKKFAQEMGFLPPPIHIRDNLDLAPGHYRILLKGVEIGSGDIESDRWMAINPGYAEGTLPGTPCVDPAFGLPACWIDEVLREQAQIQGFTVVDPSSVIATHLNHLITLHTEELFSRQETQQLLDRITKEMPKLVEDLIPGVISVTLFHKVLQNLLAERVSIRDMRTIIDTLAEYAPVQSDPDELTSQVRVRLGRAITAQWFRNDDDIKVIGLDSALERLLIQSLQSGSAIEPGIAENLMRQADRAITEQQSLGVSPVVLVNPALRTMVSRFLRRAFPQLGVLSTMEISNNKTVQMTAVIGTSA
- the fliE gene encoding flagellar hook-basal body complex protein FliE, translated to MSMNTLGGVLDQIQSQARQVSDISALNPFNATRKTESSSQFSNILLNSINNISGMQTFAKQQSQAYLTGAEGIGLNDVMVSIQKSSVALNLGVQVRNKLVSAYQEIMSMPV
- the fliT gene encoding flagellar protein FliT yields the protein MAEIIPHYYRELYEMNLAILAMAREARWDDFIEVASRYVIKKQDILNNSTDALSASEKEALKGLLQQLLDNEAEITRNLRARLDTLKQNLSSIHRGARCSQLYTLHQAPSLH
- the flhB gene encoding flagellar biosynthesis protein FlhB, yielding MSEESDVEKTEEPTPHRKQKAREEGQIPRSKELSSLLMLLAGWALMLSGGNQFAHSMMQLLRSGLVLNRLPVMDPQSMFHQARFLLEMMGSALLPILFGLFVTGIAAPMLLGGVNLSGKSLKVDLKRLSLLQGLKRLFSAQVMSEMLKGSLRVALVACAFALYLYNNKAHFIQLVNEALPMAVAHAMSMVLNCLLIVIFFLLPVVGYDVFYQITSHLKKLRMSRQEIRDEFKQQEGDPHIKSRIKQMQRAAARSRMMADIPQADVIVNNPTHYSVALSYKEGGMSAPTVVAKGAGDIALKIRELGAQHRVPMLEAPPLARALYRHCDIGEQIPGELYSAVAEVLAWVYGLRRWRSSGGIPPKKPGNLAVPASMDFATESKD
- a CDS encoding flagellar protein FlhE, which produces MKRALLISLLLALPAAAQPPQGAWSATSMGGSVSLGKAILRGRPLHAPDHLSPSARVTHFSWRITLLTPPPPGLEIKLCRIERCVILPALAGTQRVAIPFPASGEFRFIYSVNRAGQLQPPLTVLRNQLTVNYR